From Pusillibacter faecalis, one genomic window encodes:
- a CDS encoding C40 family peptidase, which yields MSDDRQFGEGQDNYLQGIRSAAEAAKQAGSAAGSVGTAAGEATANAAAATVQAGMETGKAASEIAVGTAAGGPWGAVLSAAWSLRHTLFKVLVFLCLFLLFIIITVVSLPSIVFNNIFHTDPTTVDPNGPTEMTAIFDDLSATVADCIQAGYDAALAEVDEIIADGGYDYDLSMEALVNNALVSMDYDTCYILAAYSASMGQRGTTKADLQSKLNAVTDQMYTVTYEVKSTQVPVENEGGDGETQETVQYVACTIHPFDQSIILKAFDVDVDATYDQFQISYGDAILNMSNALKMTMYGTASNGSVPPISDAELNLFLASLDCSGKRKELMRCALSLVGRVPYFWGGKSAPGWNEEWNTPKLVTAAGSSSTGTIRPYGLDCSGFTEWVYQTALGVTLYDGSWNQWDATHAISEDELLPGDLGFMAVPGTVPVNHVLLYAGEDADGTKLWVHCASGTGVVLNSPDYVTQYRRRNDIDLEGDLPLADITEEIGYGG from the coding sequence ATGTCTGACGACCGACAGTTTGGCGAAGGCCAGGACAACTACCTGCAGGGGATACGCAGTGCGGCAGAGGCGGCTAAACAAGCCGGTTCCGCCGCCGGTTCAGTTGGCACGGCGGCTGGTGAAGCGACGGCCAACGCGGCCGCAGCTACAGTGCAAGCCGGTATGGAGACTGGCAAAGCGGCGTCAGAGATCGCCGTCGGAACGGCTGCTGGCGGGCCGTGGGGTGCCGTACTCTCAGCGGCGTGGTCTCTCCGCCACACGCTCTTTAAGGTCTTGGTGTTTCTCTGCTTGTTCCTGCTGTTCATTATCATTACCGTAGTGTCCCTGCCGTCCATCGTATTCAATAATATCTTCCACACTGACCCGACTACCGTTGATCCAAATGGCCCAACTGAGATGACAGCCATCTTCGATGACCTCTCCGCTACTGTGGCCGATTGTATTCAGGCTGGGTATGATGCCGCCTTGGCGGAGGTAGATGAGATTATAGCCGATGGGGGCTATGACTATGACCTGTCCATGGAGGCATTGGTCAATAATGCCTTAGTATCTATGGACTACGATACCTGCTATATCCTGGCTGCCTACTCTGCCTCCATGGGCCAGCGCGGAACGACTAAGGCAGATCTGCAGAGTAAACTCAACGCCGTCACCGACCAAATGTATACTGTCACTTATGAGGTGAAGAGTACCCAAGTCCCGGTAGAGAATGAAGGGGGCGATGGGGAGACGCAGGAAACGGTGCAGTATGTGGCCTGTACGATCCACCCATTTGACCAGTCGATTATCCTGAAGGCCTTTGACGTGGACGTGGATGCTACATACGATCAGTTCCAGATCTCCTATGGGGATGCGATCCTCAATATGTCTAATGCGCTGAAGATGACTATGTATGGGACCGCCAGTAACGGGAGCGTGCCGCCTATCAGCGACGCGGAACTGAACTTGTTTCTGGCCAGCCTGGACTGCAGCGGGAAACGCAAGGAACTGATGCGCTGTGCCCTCTCACTGGTGGGCCGCGTCCCATATTTCTGGGGCGGGAAGAGCGCGCCAGGTTGGAATGAGGAGTGGAACACCCCCAAACTGGTCACTGCGGCGGGGTCCAGCAGCACAGGAACGATCCGCCCCTATGGACTCGATTGTTCCGGATTCACGGAATGGGTCTATCAGACAGCGTTAGGCGTGACACTGTATGATGGGTCCTGGAACCAGTGGGATGCCACGCATGCCATTTCAGAAGACGAACTGCTGCCCGGCGACCTCGGCTTCATGGCGGTGCCCGGTACAGTCCCAGTCAACCATGTACTGCTCTACGCGGGAGAGGATGCCGACGGAACCAAACTATGGGTCCACTGTGCCAGCGGCACTGGCGTGGTGCTGAACTCCCCAGACTATGTGACCCAATACCGACGCAGGAATGATATTGATTTAGAAGGAGATCTGCCCTTGGCAGACATCACGGAGGAGATTGGATATGGCGGATGA